In a single window of the Streptomyces sp. NBC_00285 genome:
- a CDS encoding nucleobase:cation symporter-2 family protein yields MAQTTPVHPVDDVPPVSQLAAFGLQHVLAMYAGAVAVPLIVGGAMKLSAADLAYLITADLLVCGIATLIQCVGFWRFGVRLPIMQGCTFAAVSPMVLIGTTGGGLPAIYGSVIVAGLAIMLLAPVFGKLLRFFPPLVTGTVILIIGLSLLPVAGNWVAGGVGSADFGAPKNIALAVFVLVVVLGVQRFAPAFLRRIAVLIGIAVGLAVAIPFGFTDFGGVGDADWVGISTPFHFGAPTFEFSAIVSMLVVALVTMTETTGDLIAVGEMTDRRVGPGSLSDGLRADGLSTVLGGVFNTFPYTAYAQNVGLVGMTRVRSRWVVATAGGILVLLGLLPKLGAVVAAVPAPVLGGAGLVMFGTVAASGLRTLTQVDFKGTDNLTVVAVSVAMGVLPVGVPTIYEKFPDWFQTVMNSGISAGCLTAIVLNLLFNHLPSRAGSAAPEAAGLAGGSVEKGVEEPREESV; encoded by the coding sequence ATGGCCCAAACCACCCCTGTGCACCCCGTGGACGACGTACCCCCCGTAAGCCAACTCGCCGCCTTCGGTCTCCAGCACGTCCTCGCGATGTACGCCGGCGCCGTGGCCGTCCCCCTGATCGTCGGCGGCGCGATGAAACTGTCGGCCGCCGACCTGGCATACCTGATCACCGCCGACCTCCTCGTGTGCGGCATCGCCACGCTCATCCAGTGCGTCGGCTTCTGGCGCTTCGGCGTACGACTGCCGATCATGCAGGGCTGTACCTTCGCGGCCGTCTCACCGATGGTCCTGATCGGGACGACGGGCGGAGGTCTGCCCGCGATCTACGGCTCGGTGATCGTCGCGGGGCTGGCGATCATGCTGCTCGCACCGGTCTTCGGAAAGCTGCTGCGCTTCTTCCCGCCGCTGGTCACCGGCACGGTGATCCTGATCATCGGCCTCTCACTGCTGCCGGTCGCGGGGAACTGGGTCGCCGGCGGCGTCGGCTCCGCGGACTTCGGCGCGCCGAAGAACATCGCACTGGCCGTGTTCGTGCTGGTGGTGGTGCTGGGTGTGCAGCGGTTCGCACCGGCCTTCCTGCGCCGGATCGCGGTACTGATCGGCATCGCGGTGGGCCTGGCCGTGGCGATCCCCTTCGGGTTCACGGACTTCGGCGGGGTCGGCGACGCCGACTGGGTCGGGATCAGTACGCCGTTCCACTTCGGGGCGCCCACCTTCGAGTTCTCGGCGATCGTGTCGATGCTGGTCGTGGCGCTGGTGACGATGACGGAGACCACCGGTGACCTGATCGCGGTCGGCGAGATGACGGACCGCAGGGTCGGACCGGGCTCCCTCTCGGACGGCCTGCGCGCCGACGGCCTCTCCACCGTGCTGGGCGGCGTCTTCAACACCTTCCCCTACACGGCGTACGCGCAGAACGTCGGCCTCGTCGGTATGACCCGGGTGCGCAGCCGCTGGGTCGTCGCCACCGCCGGCGGCATCCTGGTCCTGCTGGGACTGCTCCCCAAACTGGGCGCGGTGGTCGCGGCCGTACCGGCGCCGGTGCTCGGCGGGGCGGGCCTGGTGATGTTCGGGACGGTGGCGGCGAGCGGTCTCAGGACCCTCACCCAAGTGGACTTCAAGGGCACCGACAACCTGACGGTGGTGGCCGTCTCGGTGGCCATGGGCGTGCTGCCGGTCGGTGTTCCGACGATCTACGAGAAGTTCCCCGACTGGTTCCAGACAGTGATGAACAGCGGGATCAGCGCGGGCTGTCTGACGGCGATCGTACTGAACCTCCTCTTCAACCACCTGCCGTCCAGGGCCGGTTCAGCCGCTCCCGAGGCGGCCGGCCTGGCGGGCGGCAGCGTCGAGAAGGGTGTCGAGGAGCCCCGGGAAGAGAGCGTCTAG
- a CDS encoding NADH:flavin oxidoreductase/NADH oxidase, whose product MSALFEPFTLRDVTIPNRVWMAPMCQYSAAPEGPDTGAPNDWHFTHLAARAAGGTGLILVEATAVSPEGRISPQDLGIWNDTQVEAFRRITRFLVSQGTVPGIQLAHAGRKASTDQPWKGGAPLTAEARGWQPLGPSAVAFNEDHPVPTELTDDQIAEVVGQFADAARRALAAGFEVAEIHGAHGYLIGNFLSPHSNRRTDGYGGSYENRTRFALEVVDAVRAVWPEGKPLFFRISATDWLEEGGWTPDDTVRFARDLQAHGVDLLDVSSGGNASGVRIPAVPGYQVPFAARVKAETTLPVAAVGLITDVEQAEKILANGEADAVLLGRELLRNPSWARHAARELGGDVHVPDQYHRSV is encoded by the coding sequence GTGAGCGCACTCTTCGAGCCCTTCACCCTGCGCGACGTGACGATTCCCAACCGGGTGTGGATGGCGCCGATGTGCCAGTACTCGGCCGCGCCCGAGGGACCGGACACGGGGGCGCCGAACGACTGGCACTTCACGCATCTCGCGGCACGCGCGGCCGGCGGCACGGGCCTGATCCTCGTCGAGGCCACCGCGGTCAGCCCCGAGGGCCGCATCTCCCCCCAGGACCTCGGCATCTGGAACGACACCCAGGTCGAGGCGTTCCGCCGCATCACCCGCTTCCTCGTCTCCCAGGGCACGGTCCCGGGAATCCAGCTGGCCCACGCGGGCCGCAAGGCATCGACCGACCAGCCCTGGAAGGGCGGCGCGCCGCTCACCGCGGAGGCTCGGGGCTGGCAGCCGCTGGGTCCCAGCGCGGTGGCCTTCAACGAGGATCACCCGGTGCCGACAGAGCTGACGGATGATCAGATCGCGGAGGTCGTGGGCCAGTTCGCGGACGCGGCCCGTCGCGCCCTCGCCGCCGGGTTCGAGGTCGCCGAGATCCACGGCGCCCACGGCTATCTGATCGGCAACTTCCTCTCCCCGCACTCGAACCGCAGGACCGACGGATACGGCGGCTCCTACGAGAACCGCACCCGGTTCGCGCTGGAGGTGGTCGACGCGGTGCGCGCGGTGTGGCCCGAAGGCAAGCCCCTCTTCTTCCGTATCTCGGCCACCGACTGGTTGGAGGAGGGCGGCTGGACCCCGGACGACACCGTCCGTTTCGCCCGCGACCTCCAGGCCCACGGCGTCGACCTCCTCGACGTCTCCTCGGGCGGCAACGCCTCCGGTGTCCGCATCCCGGCCGTCCCCGGCTACCAGGTCCCCTTCGCCGCCCGCGTCAAGGCGGAGACCACTCTTCCGGTCGCCGCGGTCGGCCTCATCACGGATGTCGAACAGGCGGAGAAGATCCTGGCCAACGGCGAGGCGGACGCGGTGCTGCTGGGCCGCGAGCTGCTCCGCAACCCGTCGTGGGCCCGGCATGCGGCACGGGAACTGGGCGGGGACGTGCATGTGCCGGACCAGTACCACCGGTCGGTCTGA
- the ilvN gene encoding acetolactate synthase small subunit → MSQHTLSVLVENTPGILARIAALFSRRGFNIDSLAVGTTEHPDLSRVTIVVRVDDQLSLEQVTKQLNKLVNVLKVAELEAAGAVQRELVLVKVRADNTIRSQVLEIAELFRARTVDVAPDAVTLEATGAGDKLDAMLRMLAQFGIKELVQSGVIAIGRGSRSLTERGVRETRPVGITSAATRTAQSA, encoded by the coding sequence ATGTCCCAGCACACGCTCTCCGTCCTGGTCGAGAACACCCCCGGCATCCTGGCCCGGATCGCCGCCCTGTTCTCCCGCCGCGGCTTCAACATCGACTCGCTCGCCGTGGGCACCACCGAGCACCCGGACCTCTCCCGCGTCACGATCGTCGTCCGCGTCGACGACCAGCTCTCCCTGGAACAGGTGACCAAACAGCTCAACAAGCTCGTCAACGTTCTCAAGGTCGCCGAGCTGGAAGCCGCGGGCGCGGTCCAGCGCGAACTCGTCCTGGTGAAGGTGCGCGCCGACAACACGATTCGCTCCCAGGTGCTGGAGATCGCCGAGCTGTTCCGCGCCCGCACCGTCGACGTGGCCCCCGACGCGGTGACGCTGGAGGCCACCGGCGCCGGCGACAAGCTCGACGCGATGCTGCGGATGCTCGCCCAGTTCGGCATCAAGGAACTGGTGCAGTCGGGCGTGATCGCCATCGGCCGCGGCTCCCGCTCCCTGACGGAACGCGGCGTTCGCGAGACCCGCCCGGTAGGCATCACCTCGGCCGCGACGAGGACCGCGCAGAGCGCCTGA
- a CDS encoding acetolactate synthase large subunit yields the protein MPNAVQQAPAARLPRMRAPESAATPSESMTGAQSLIRSLEEAGAETVFGIPGGAILPAYDPMMDSTRLRHVLVRHEQGAGHAATGYAQATGKVGVCIATSGPGATNLVTPIADAHMDSVPLVAITGQVPSRAIGTDAFQEADIVGITMPITKHNFLVTSAEDIPRTIAQAFHLASTGRPGPVLVDITKDALQAQTTFSWPPTAQLPGYRPRTRPHPRQVREAARLLTCAERPVLYVGGGVLKAGASAELRDLAELTGVPVVTTLMALGAFPGSHPQHLGMPGMHGDVAAVAALQKADLIVALGARFDDRVTGKLDSFAPYAKVVHADIDPVEISKNRFADVPIVGDAREVISALAAAVREEHEEGNAGDHAAWWQDLNRWRDTYPRGYDLPADGMLSPQQVIERVGQLAPEGTLFASGVGQHQMWAAQFLPHEEPGTWFNSGGAGTMGYSVPAAMGAKAGRPDRTVWAIDGDGCFQMTNQELVTCALNNIPIKVAVINNGALGMVRQWQNLFYGARFSNTVLHDGATNAATGSARGVGSAANRGTRVPDFVLLAEAMGCVGLRCENPDELDAVIDKANSINDRPVVVDFIVHEDAMVWPMVPAGTSNDDIMAARDVRPDFGDAADD from the coding sequence ATGCCGAACGCTGTGCAGCAGGCCCCCGCGGCCCGCCTTCCACGGATGCGGGCCCCGGAGTCCGCCGCCACCCCGAGCGAGTCGATGACCGGCGCCCAGTCCCTGATCCGCTCCCTCGAAGAGGCGGGTGCGGAGACCGTGTTCGGGATTCCCGGCGGGGCGATCCTGCCGGCCTACGACCCGATGATGGACTCGACCAGGCTCCGCCATGTCCTGGTCCGGCACGAGCAGGGCGCCGGGCACGCGGCCACCGGCTACGCGCAGGCCACCGGCAAGGTCGGCGTGTGCATCGCGACCTCCGGTCCCGGCGCGACCAACCTCGTCACGCCGATCGCCGACGCCCACATGGACTCCGTACCGCTCGTGGCGATCACGGGCCAGGTGCCGTCGCGGGCGATCGGCACGGACGCCTTCCAGGAGGCGGACATCGTCGGCATCACCATGCCGATCACCAAGCACAACTTCCTGGTCACCAGCGCCGAGGACATCCCGAGGACGATCGCGCAGGCCTTCCACCTGGCCTCCACCGGCCGCCCCGGCCCGGTCCTGGTCGACATCACCAAGGACGCCCTCCAGGCACAGACCACCTTCTCCTGGCCCCCGACCGCACAGCTCCCCGGCTACCGGCCGCGGACCCGCCCGCACCCCCGGCAGGTCCGCGAGGCGGCGCGGCTCCTCACCTGCGCCGAACGCCCCGTGCTCTACGTCGGCGGCGGCGTCCTCAAGGCCGGGGCCAGCGCCGAACTGCGGGACCTCGCCGAGCTGACCGGCGTCCCCGTGGTCACGACGCTGATGGCACTCGGCGCCTTCCCCGGCAGCCATCCGCAGCACCTGGGAATGCCGGGCATGCACGGCGACGTGGCCGCCGTCGCAGCCCTGCAGAAGGCCGACCTGATCGTCGCCCTCGGCGCCCGCTTCGACGACCGGGTCACCGGGAAACTCGACAGCTTCGCGCCGTACGCCAAGGTCGTGCACGCCGACATCGACCCGGTGGAGATATCCAAGAACCGGTTCGCGGACGTCCCGATCGTCGGCGACGCCCGCGAGGTGATCAGCGCGCTGGCGGCGGCCGTACGGGAGGAACACGAGGAGGGGAACGCGGGCGACCACGCCGCCTGGTGGCAGGACCTGAACCGCTGGCGGGACACCTACCCCCGCGGCTACGACCTGCCCGCCGACGGCATGCTCTCGCCGCAACAGGTCATCGAACGCGTCGGTCAACTCGCCCCCGAGGGAACCCTGTTCGCCTCCGGGGTGGGCCAGCACCAGATGTGGGCGGCGCAGTTCCTGCCGCACGAGGAGCCGGGCACCTGGTTCAACTCCGGCGGCGCCGGGACGATGGGCTACTCGGTACCGGCAGCGATGGGCGCCAAGGCCGGCCGCCCCGATCGCACCGTGTGGGCGATCGACGGCGACGGCTGCTTCCAGATGACCAACCAGGAACTGGTCACCTGTGCCCTGAACAACATCCCGATCAAGGTCGCCGTCATCAACAACGGCGCCCTCGGAATGGTCCGCCAGTGGCAGAACCTCTTCTACGGCGCACGGTTCTCCAACACCGTGCTGCACGACGGCGCGACCAACGCCGCGACCGGCTCCGCCCGGGGTGTGGGCTCCGCCGCCAACCGGGGCACCCGCGTCCCGGACTTCGTCCTCCTCGCCGAGGCGATGGGCTGCGTGGGCCTGCGCTGCGAGAACCCGGACGAGCTGGACGCGGTCATCGACAAGGCCAACTCGATCAACGACCGCCCCGTGGTCGTGGACTTCATCGTCCACGAGGACGCGATGGTGTGGCCGATGGTCCCTGCCGGCACCTCCAACGACGACATCATGGCCGCCCGCGACGTCCGCCCCGACTTCGGCGACGCCGCGGACGACTGA
- a CDS encoding 4'-phosphopantetheinyl transferase family protein gives MEGTPPWVARELPPPGSLDLWLLRVSDVPFGILDEAVLDATERRRAASLMHAADRTRFTAAHVALRRLLGAYLRRRPEEIHFGRDTCPCCGGPHGRPTLLGAGRDDLFFSLSHRGDLALVGTAAAPIGVDVDLVSDRTASAELASMLHVAEQEELAALAPASRPRALARLWTRKEAYLKGLGTGLGRDPSLDYVGSGAPGGPYPPSGWTLLDVPVDRGYAAAVAVRGELTAAGPTVTRLFGPRAADLVRPHAADLLRTAPPGLLTGGTLT, from the coding sequence GTGGAAGGAACACCGCCGTGGGTCGCCCGTGAGCTGCCACCCCCTGGCTCACTCGACCTCTGGCTCCTGAGGGTCTCGGATGTCCCCTTCGGCATCCTGGACGAGGCGGTGCTCGATGCGACCGAGCGCCGGCGCGCCGCCTCCCTCATGCACGCGGCCGACCGGACCCGGTTCACGGCCGCGCATGTCGCACTGCGGCGGCTGCTCGGGGCGTATCTGCGCCGGCGCCCCGAGGAGATCCACTTCGGCCGGGACACCTGTCCCTGCTGCGGCGGCCCGCACGGCCGGCCCACCCTGCTCGGCGCGGGCCGTGACGACCTGTTCTTCTCGCTCTCCCACCGGGGTGATCTCGCCCTCGTCGGTACGGCCGCGGCGCCGATCGGCGTGGACGTGGACCTGGTGTCGGACCGGACGGCCTCCGCCGAGCTGGCCTCGATGCTGCACGTGGCCGAGCAGGAGGAACTGGCCGCTCTCGCACCGGCGTCGCGGCCCCGCGCGCTGGCGAGGCTGTGGACCCGCAAGGAGGCCTACCTCAAGGGCCTCGGCACCGGACTGGGACGCGATCCGTCCCTCGACTACGTCGGCTCCGGGGCACCCGGCGGACCGTACCCGCCGTCCGGCTGGACCCTGCTGGACGTCCCGGTGGACCGGGGCTACGCGGCGGCGGTGGCGGTACGCGGCGAACTCACCGCGGCCGGCCCGACCGTCACCCGGCTCTTCGGGCCACGGGCGGCCGACCTGGTCCGTCCCCACGCGGCCGACCTGCTCCGCACGGCCCCACCCGGGCTCCTGACGGGAGGGACCCTCACCTGA
- the ilvC gene encoding ketol-acid reductoisomerase, protein MAELFYDADADLSIIQGRKVAVIGYGSQGHAHALSLRDSGVDVRVGLHEGSKSRAKAEEQGLRVVTPAEATAEADVIMVLVPDPLQAQVYEESIKDNLNDGDALFFGHGLNIRFDFIKPPAGVDVCMVAPKGPGHLVRRQYEEGRGVPCIAAVEQDATGNAFALTLSYAKGIGGTRAGVIRTTFTEETETDLFGEQAVLCGGTAALVKAGFETLTEAGYQPEIAYFECLHELKLIVDLMYEGGLEKMRWSISETAEWGDYVTGPRIITDATKAEMKKILAEIQDGTFAREWMAEYHGGLKKYDKYKQQDAGHLLETTGKQLRKLMSWVDDGEA, encoded by the coding sequence ATGGCCGAGCTGTTCTACGACGCCGATGCCGACCTGTCCATCATCCAGGGCCGCAAGGTCGCGGTCATCGGTTACGGCAGCCAGGGCCACGCCCACGCGCTGTCGCTGCGTGACTCCGGTGTCGACGTGCGCGTCGGTCTGCACGAGGGCTCCAAGTCCAGGGCGAAGGCCGAGGAGCAGGGCCTGCGCGTGGTCACGCCCGCCGAGGCGACCGCCGAGGCCGACGTCATCATGGTCCTGGTGCCGGACCCGCTGCAGGCCCAGGTCTACGAGGAGTCCATCAAGGACAACCTCAACGACGGCGACGCGCTGTTCTTCGGTCACGGCCTGAACATCCGCTTCGACTTCATCAAGCCGCCGGCCGGCGTCGACGTGTGCATGGTCGCCCCCAAGGGCCCGGGCCACCTGGTGCGCCGTCAGTACGAGGAGGGCCGCGGCGTTCCGTGTATCGCGGCGGTCGAGCAGGACGCCACCGGCAACGCGTTCGCGCTGACGCTGTCGTACGCGAAGGGCATCGGCGGCACCCGCGCCGGCGTCATCAGGACGACGTTCACCGAGGAGACCGAGACCGACCTGTTCGGTGAGCAGGCCGTTCTCTGCGGTGGTACGGCCGCGCTGGTCAAGGCCGGTTTCGAGACGCTGACCGAGGCCGGTTACCAGCCGGAGATCGCGTACTTCGAGTGCCTGCACGAGCTGAAGCTGATCGTGGACCTCATGTACGAGGGCGGTCTGGAGAAGATGCGCTGGTCGATCTCCGAGACCGCCGAGTGGGGCGACTACGTCACCGGCCCGCGGATCATCACCGACGCCACCAAGGCCGAGATGAAGAAGATCCTCGCCGAGATCCAGGACGGCACCTTCGCCCGCGAGTGGATGGCCGAGTACCACGGCGGCCTGAAGAAGTACGACAAGTACAAGCAGCAGGACGCCGGCCATCTCTTGGAGACCACCGGCAAGCAGCTCCGCAAGCTGATGAGCTGGGTCGACGACGGGGAGGCATGA
- a CDS encoding ArsR/SmtB family transcription factor — translation MTTPAVSSRDLPHPARAEIRLESVLHALSDPMRLRIVRELAAVSDELSCSHFDLPVTKSTSTHHFRVLRESGVLRQNYQGTAKMNGLRRDDLDALFPGLLDTLLDAAARQAGRLGSG, via the coding sequence GTGACCACCCCCGCCGTCAGCAGCCGTGATCTGCCGCATCCGGCGCGTGCGGAGATCCGGCTGGAATCCGTGCTGCACGCCTTGTCCGACCCGATGCGGCTGCGGATCGTGAGAGAGCTCGCCGCCGTCAGCGACGAGCTCTCCTGTTCGCACTTCGATCTGCCCGTCACCAAGTCGACGAGCACCCACCACTTCCGGGTGCTGCGCGAGAGCGGAGTGCTCCGGCAGAACTACCAGGGCACCGCCAAGATGAACGGCCTGCGCAGGGACGACCTAGACGCTCTCTTCCCGGGGCTCCTCGACACCCTTCTCGACGCTGCCGCCCGCCAGGCCGGCCGCCTCGGGAGCGGCTGA
- a CDS encoding MFS transporter encodes MRTDITTKDTMDTTPKAAADPAATPRPGLSRHRDFRLLWLGETTNRVGINVTTVAMPLVAVVTLNASTLSVSVLAAAPWLPWLLIGLPAGAWVDRMRRRPLMLVCNLGSLVLLASVPVAAWLGMLTMTHLLVVALLNGLAAVFFGISYKVYVPSIVDREQLQEANAKLQGSESVAQVAGLGGGGLLAQAFGAVSGLLVNAGTFLFSALCLLGIRGREPLPERPLERTPLRQDIREGLQYTVRDPYLRVLTAYGTVTNLLLTAYQAILPVFMIRQLGVPEGATGWLLASSSVGGILGATGAKRVTARWGTARGLLVATAATAPFALLIPMAQQGWMLAALAVGSALLALGVVLANVIQGAFRQRYCPPQLLGRITASISVANFGAIPFGSLLGGVLGTALGLRPTLWMLTAGLAVSPLLLLIGPLRARHDLPTAPATAPGGS; translated from the coding sequence ATGAGGACCGACATCACCACGAAAGACACCATGGACACCACCCCGAAGGCCGCGGCCGATCCGGCCGCCACCCCCCGCCCCGGCCTGTCCCGGCACCGCGACTTCCGCCTCCTGTGGCTCGGCGAGACGACCAACCGCGTCGGCATCAACGTCACCACCGTCGCCATGCCCCTGGTCGCCGTCGTCACCCTGAACGCCAGCACGCTCAGCGTGAGTGTGCTGGCCGCCGCCCCCTGGCTGCCCTGGCTGCTGATCGGCCTGCCGGCCGGCGCCTGGGTGGACCGGATGCGGCGCCGCCCGCTGATGCTGGTGTGCAACCTCGGCTCGCTGGTCCTGCTCGCGAGCGTGCCCGTCGCCGCCTGGCTCGGCATGCTCACCATGACCCACCTGCTCGTCGTGGCCCTCCTCAACGGCCTCGCCGCGGTGTTCTTCGGAATCTCCTACAAGGTGTACGTCCCCTCCATCGTGGACCGGGAGCAACTCCAGGAGGCCAACGCCAAGTTGCAGGGCAGCGAGTCGGTGGCCCAGGTCGCCGGCCTCGGCGGCGGCGGTCTGCTCGCCCAGGCTTTCGGCGCCGTGTCGGGCCTGCTCGTCAACGCCGGCACCTTCCTCTTCTCGGCGCTGTGCCTGCTGGGCATCCGCGGCCGGGAGCCCCTGCCCGAGCGGCCCCTGGAGCGCACCCCGCTGCGCCAGGACATCCGCGAGGGACTCCAGTACACGGTGCGCGACCCGTACCTGCGTGTGCTGACCGCCTACGGCACCGTCACCAACCTGCTGCTGACGGCGTACCAGGCGATCCTGCCGGTCTTCATGATCCGGCAGCTGGGCGTGCCCGAGGGCGCCACCGGCTGGCTGCTGGCCTCCAGCAGCGTCGGCGGCATCCTCGGCGCGACCGGTGCCAAGCGGGTCACCGCCCGCTGGGGCACCGCACGTGGACTGCTGGTGGCCACCGCCGCCACGGCCCCCTTCGCCCTGCTGATCCCGATGGCCCAGCAGGGCTGGATGCTCGCCGCGCTCGCGGTCGGCAGCGCCCTGCTCGCCCTCGGCGTGGTCCTCGCCAATGTGATCCAGGGCGCGTTCCGCCAGCGGTACTGCCCACCCCAGCTGCTCGGCCGCATCACGGCCAGCATCTCGGTGGCCAACTTCGGTGCCATTCCGTTCGGTTCCCTGCTCGGCGGCGTGCTCGGCACGGCGCTCGGGCTCAGGCCGACGCTGTGGATGCTGACCGCCGGTCTCGCGGTCAGCCCCCTGTTGCTGCTGATCGGTCCTCTGCGCGCACGGCACGACCTGCCCACCGCGCCGGCCACCGCACCCGGTGGCTCATGA
- the argH gene encoding argininosuccinate lyase: MTTAPVRDGVATGRLSSALDPEAHAIVYDQYVSAESADPLGGELRRISEVDRAHLIMLGERGVVEPVRAAALLRAVQELRDQNFGPVRGRPMPRGVYLAYEGFLIERLGDETGGILHTGRSRNDLNATTARLKARTPYLALLDAVDRLAAVLLEKADRYAHVTMPAYTHGQPAVPITYGHYLTGIAVAVLRAYGQLIDAGRQLDVNPLGAGAIGGTSVPVDPERTAQLLGFTRAAPNSVDAVASRDFALDLLSASAMLGVTLARVARDLSAWTSEEAALLRVADTLVGSSSMMPQKRNPFLLEHIQGRSTASLGAFVSAASAMTTAGYTNAIAVGTEAMRHLWPGLADTTDAVTLLRLVVAGTEPLPERMAARAREGFTAATYLAERLVVAGMPFRAAHHLVGETVLAALDSGRSLEETARTAPFDGGLTPDLAPDRVAAACAHGGGPGADGLPPLHRELAAHRAESDVRRNRWSDAEAQLAEAVRKATEA, translated from the coding sequence ATGACCACCGCCCCCGTGCGTGACGGAGTCGCCACCGGCCGGCTCAGCTCGGCCCTGGACCCCGAGGCGCACGCCATCGTCTACGACCAGTACGTGTCCGCGGAGTCGGCGGATCCGCTGGGCGGCGAGCTGCGCCGTATCAGCGAGGTCGACCGGGCCCACCTGATCATGCTCGGTGAGCGCGGAGTCGTGGAGCCCGTCCGGGCCGCCGCCCTGCTGCGGGCCGTGCAGGAGCTGCGTGACCAGAACTTCGGACCGGTACGCGGGCGTCCGATGCCGCGTGGGGTGTACCTGGCCTACGAGGGCTTCCTCATCGAGCGGTTGGGCGACGAGACCGGCGGCATCCTGCACACCGGCCGCTCCCGCAACGACCTCAACGCCACCACCGCCCGCCTGAAGGCCCGCACCCCCTACCTCGCCCTGCTGGACGCGGTGGACCGGCTGGCCGCCGTACTGCTGGAGAAGGCCGACCGGTACGCGCACGTGACCATGCCGGCGTACACGCACGGCCAGCCCGCGGTGCCGATCACCTACGGGCACTACCTGACGGGGATCGCGGTCGCGGTACTGCGAGCGTACGGCCAACTCATCGACGCCGGACGTCAGTTGGATGTCAACCCGCTCGGCGCCGGCGCGATCGGCGGCACCTCTGTGCCCGTCGACCCCGAACGCACCGCCCAACTCCTGGGGTTCACCCGGGCTGCCCCCAACTCGGTGGACGCCGTGGCCTCCCGGGACTTCGCGCTGGACCTTCTCTCCGCCTCCGCGATGCTCGGCGTCACGCTCGCCCGGGTCGCCCGCGACCTGAGCGCGTGGACGTCCGAGGAGGCGGCGCTGCTGAGGGTGGCCGACACGCTGGTCGGCTCCAGCTCGATGATGCCGCAGAAGCGCAATCCGTTCCTGCTCGAACACATCCAGGGCCGCTCCACCGCGAGCCTGGGCGCCTTCGTGAGCGCGGCCTCGGCGATGACCACCGCCGGCTACACCAACGCCATCGCCGTCGGCACCGAGGCCATGCGCCACCTGTGGCCGGGCCTCGCCGACACGACCGACGCCGTGACGCTGCTACGGCTGGTGGTGGCGGGCACCGAGCCGCTGCCCGAGCGGATGGCCGCACGGGCCCGGGAGGGGTTCACCGCGGCGACGTATCTGGCGGAACGGCTGGTCGTGGCCGGCATGCCGTTCCGGGCCGCGCACCACCTGGTCGGCGAGACCGTGCTGGCCGCGCTCGACTCCGGCCGCTCCCTGGAGGAGACCGCCCGCACCGCCCCCTTCGACGGCGGCCTCACCCCCGACCTCGCCCCCGACCGCGTGGCCGCCGCCTGCGCCCACGGAGGCGGCCCGGGCGCCGACGGCCTGCCGCCGCTGCACCGCGAACTCGCCGCCCACCGCGCCGAGTCGGACGTACGCCGAAACCGCTGGTCGGACGCCGAGGCCCAACTCGCCGAAGCCGTACGGAAGGCGACAGAGGCATGA